One Malus sylvestris chromosome 14, drMalSylv7.2, whole genome shotgun sequence DNA segment encodes these proteins:
- the LOC126600215 gene encoding uncharacterized protein LOC126600215: MSGPSDRRFDLNLVEEAAPPSPDNIWRPSFVSPTGPLTVGDSVMKNDMTAAVVARNLLTPKDNRLLSKRSDELAVKDSLALSVQCAGSVSNMAQRLFARTRQVESLAAEVMSLKQEIRGLKHENKQLHRLAHDYATNMKRKLDQMKETDGQVLLDHQRFVGLFQRHLLPSSSGAVPRNEAPNDQPLMPPPPRVLSSTEAPNDPPPVPSLSGALPTAETSPKQPL; the protein is encoded by the coding sequence atgtctggcccctccgaccgtcgttttgacttgaaccttgttgaagaggcagccccgccttctccagacaacatatggcgcccatccttcgtctccccaactggtcctcttaccgttggggattccgtgatgaagaatgatatgaccgctgcggtggtggccaggaaccttctcactcccaaagataacagactactttccaaacggtctgatgagttagctgttaaggattcgctggctctcagtgttcagtgtgcaggttctgtgtctaatatggcccaacgcctatttgctcgaacccgccaagttgaatcattggcggctgaagtgatgagtctcaaacaggagattagagggctcaagcatgagaataaacagttgcaccggctcgcacatgattatgctacaaacatgaagaggaagcttgaccagatgaaggaaactgatggtcaggttttacttgatcatcagagatttgtgggtttgttccaaaggcatttattgccttcgtcttctggggctgtaccgcgtaatgaagctccaaatgatcaacctctgatgcctcctcctcctagggttctgtccagtactgaggctccaaatgatccccctccggtgccttctctttctggggctctaccgactgctgagacttctcctaagcaacctttgtga